The window AGGCCAATGCGTCCGGCAGCGCTACTGCCGTAGGGCTCGGGGCGACTGCAACCGGGACAAATTCCGCAGCCTTTGGGAACGGGGCATTCGGGCAAGGGGTCAGTTCGACCGCGATCGGTGTTAACTCCGGACCCACTGGCGCTGTAAACGGGTCTACTGCGGTTGGCGCCTTCGCTGGAAGTCTTAGCAGTGGAACATACTCAACCGCTATAGGCGCTGGACAAGGTGTGGGTTCTGCCCCGTCAGCCACAGGGAATTTTAGCGTCGCCGTCGGGGGCGGTGATGGTACTACGATCAACGGCGCTCGAGCCAACGGGAATTTTGCCGCAGCCGTCGGCAGCGGCAGCCAAGCTAGCGGCGACTTCGCATCGGCGTTTGGTATCAATTCAAATGCTGTTACGGGTGCAACGGCTGTGGGTAACAACGCCAGAGCGACCGGAGGCGCTGGAGGAATCGCCAATGACGCTTCGGTAGCGGTCGGAGGACAATCGAATGCGACTAACAGCGGTTCGGTCGCAGTCGGCACCATTTCAAATGCGACGGGAGCGTTTTCCACGGCCCTTGGCGCCGGTAGCACCGCAAACGCCGTGAACTCGATCGCAATAGGCGGCGGCCGCGTCGGTTCTAACGCTCCTGCTTTTGCCGGCGGGGCTAATGGCATAGCAATCGGCAGCAACGCTAGCGTCACAGCGGCGGGCGCAATTGCGCTCGGCCTTAATTCCGCGTCCACTGGCACCAATGCGATCGCAATCGGAGTCGGCGCAACCGCAACCGGGTCTGTCGCGTTGGGAGCCGCGGCGTCCGCAGCGAACGGTGGTGCCGCCATCGGCGATGGCACGGTGGCGACCGGCTCGCTTGCGTCCGCGCTCGGGCCTAATACATCGGCGACGTTCGCTAATTCCACAGCCATCGGCACCGGTGCAGCGACCACACGAGCCAATCAAATCGTGGTCGGAACCGCGGCTAACACTTATACCATGGCGGGCGTCACGTCAGCGGCAAGCCTCGCGGCACAAACGGGGCCGACCAAGGTGTTGACCACCGATGCCTTCGGGAATCTCGCGGCGGCGAGCTTCGCTCCGCAGGACATTTCAGCTTTGCAATCCAACGTGAGCGTCCTTCAGCAGCAGATGAAGCAGGGGTTCGAAGGCACCGCAATCGCAATCGCATTGGGTGGCGCGGCACTGCCATCCGACAAGAGGTTCGCGATCTCCACGAACTGGGGTAATTTCCGCGGACAAAATGCCGTTGGCGTTGCTGCCCAATTCCGGCTCACCGACTACGCCGTTGCGAATATCGGTGTCGGCGGCGGCTTTGCGCAGGGCGGCATCGGCAGCCGC is drawn from Bradyrhizobium lablabi and contains these coding sequences:
- a CDS encoding YadA family autotransporter adhesin; protein product: MNLRISRVSFVVFCGLTAGLLAEPPAARAGCNSGNVANTDLLSSANCQANASGSATAVGLGATATGTNSAAFGNGAFGQGVSSTAIGVNSGPTGAVNGSTAVGAFAGSLSSGTYSTAIGAGQGVGSAPSATGNFSVAVGGGDGTTINGARANGNFAAAVGSGSQASGDFASAFGINSNAVTGATAVGNNARATGGAGGIANDASVAVGGQSNATNSGSVAVGTISNATGAFSTALGAGSTANAVNSIAIGGGRVGSNAPAFAGGANGIAIGSNASVTAAGAIALGLNSASTGTNAIAIGVGATATGSVALGAAASAANGGAAIGDGTVATGSLASALGPNTSATFANSTAIGTGAATTRANQIVVGTAANTYTMAGVTSAASLAAQTGPTKVLTTDAFGNLAAASFAPQDISALQSNVSVLQQQMKQGFEGTAIAIALGGAALPSDKRFAISTNWGNFRGQNAVGVAAQFRLTDYAVANIGVGGGFAQGGIGSRAGVTFAW